Proteins from a single region of Starkeya sp. ORNL1:
- a CDS encoding AzlD domain-containing protein, producing MNTGNALLVIAAMTLVTYATRAGGIWFMGFMPMTARVEAFLRYLAGSVLVALLVPAVVRGGSAAFVAVGVSLAAMFLIRRSLLSMALGVLAAALFRAFVEGGP from the coding sequence GTGAACACCGGGAACGCGCTCCTGGTCATCGCGGCGATGACCCTCGTCACCTACGCCACGCGTGCCGGCGGCATCTGGTTCATGGGCTTCATGCCGATGACCGCGCGGGTCGAGGCCTTCCTGCGCTATCTCGCCGGATCGGTGCTGGTCGCGCTGCTGGTGCCGGCTGTGGTGCGGGGCGGAAGTGCCGCCTTCGTTGCGGTCGGCGTCTCGCTTGCGGCCATGTTCCTCATCCGCAGATCGCTGCTTTCCATGGCGCTCGGCGTCCTGGCGGCAGCGCTGTTCCGCGCCTTCGTCGAGGGCGGGCCCTGA